In the genome of Criblamydia sequanensis CRIB-18, one region contains:
- the pnp gene encoding polyribonucleotide nucleotidyltransferase, with protein MEKKSFSVEVDGKTISFETGKIAKQANGSVLVRSGETIVFCAAVAAKTVGTTDFFPLRVDYQENFSSAGKTVGGFIKRQGKSTQKEILVSRLIDRPIRPMFPEGYYNEVQLLSYVWSYDGVVAPEPLAICAASAALSISDIPLLKPIAGVRVGLVGGRFVINPTIAEMSESKLDLMIAGTEEAVLMIEGYADYLTEEEVLKAIETGHAAIKIIAQGIKKWQEEIGKPKVLDQLITIPQETINAVNSLGKDKLRKALRINKKQEREIALGAIKADTLAALCTELNDNSEDPLHDPVYVEKAHKMLESEMMREMILEESVRSDGRSPFDIRPIDIELSFLPRAHGSGIFTRGETQALAVCTLGGDSMAQRFESLEGEDSEKFYLQYFFPPFSVGETGRMGPPGRREVGHGKLAERSLMPTLPSKEEFPYVIRLESNITESNGSSSMASVCGGCLAMMDAGVPIKRPVAGIAMGLILEKDKYVVLSDILGIEDALGDMDFKVSGDKEGITAFQMDIKVEGISIEIMKTALLQAKKGRIHILEIMLSACPSHKAMSRHAPRIETIKIKPSKIGEVIGPGGKKIREIIEKTGVEINISDDGLVSIASPDLASIEKAKEFILGLTSEVEVGRIYAGRVTSVVPFGVFVEILPGKEGLCHISEFDVMRIKSMEEVVKEGDNIRVKVIDINERGQVKLSRKATLPQTPTAAPAA; from the coding sequence ATGGAAAAAAAGAGCTTTTCTGTTGAAGTGGACGGAAAAACCATTTCATTTGAAACAGGAAAAATCGCAAAACAAGCTAATGGATCGGTTCTTGTCAGATCCGGTGAAACTATTGTGTTTTGCGCAGCTGTCGCTGCCAAAACAGTTGGAACTACCGATTTCTTCCCTTTAAGAGTCGACTACCAAGAAAACTTCTCATCGGCCGGAAAAACAGTCGGCGGATTCATTAAACGCCAAGGGAAATCCACACAAAAAGAAATTTTAGTAAGCCGCCTTATTGACCGTCCTATCCGCCCCATGTTTCCGGAAGGATACTATAATGAAGTTCAGCTTCTCTCTTACGTATGGTCTTATGACGGGGTTGTGGCTCCAGAGCCGTTAGCCATATGCGCAGCTTCAGCCGCCCTCTCCATCTCAGACATCCCTTTGCTAAAGCCAATTGCCGGGGTTCGTGTTGGTTTGGTCGGCGGTCGATTTGTCATCAACCCGACCATTGCCGAGATGAGCGAGTCAAAGCTTGATCTTATGATCGCAGGAACAGAAGAAGCTGTCCTAATGATTGAAGGCTACGCCGATTATTTAACCGAAGAAGAAGTTCTAAAGGCAATTGAAACCGGCCACGCTGCGATAAAAATTATCGCACAAGGAATTAAGAAGTGGCAAGAAGAGATCGGCAAACCAAAGGTTTTAGATCAGCTCATTACAATCCCGCAAGAAACAATTAATGCTGTGAACTCCCTTGGCAAAGACAAACTTAGAAAAGCGCTTCGCATCAATAAAAAGCAAGAGAGGGAAATTGCCCTTGGAGCTATCAAAGCGGATACTTTAGCGGCTCTCTGCACGGAATTAAACGATAATAGTGAAGACCCTCTTCATGACCCTGTGTACGTTGAAAAAGCTCATAAGATGCTTGAATCTGAAATGATGCGTGAAATGATCTTGGAAGAGAGCGTGAGAAGCGATGGCAGATCGCCTTTTGACATTCGACCAATAGACATTGAACTCTCCTTCTTACCTAGAGCTCATGGAAGCGGCATTTTCACAAGAGGCGAAACTCAAGCCCTTGCGGTTTGCACCCTCGGCGGCGACAGCATGGCGCAGCGTTTTGAAAGCCTGGAAGGCGAAGATTCCGAAAAATTCTATCTTCAATATTTCTTCCCTCCTTTCTCTGTCGGTGAGACAGGTAGAATGGGACCTCCGGGAAGAAGAGAAGTCGGGCATGGAAAACTCGCCGAGAGATCCTTAATGCCAACGCTTCCTTCTAAAGAAGAATTCCCTTACGTCATTCGATTAGAGTCTAATATTACTGAGTCTAATGGCTCTTCCTCTATGGCCTCTGTCTGCGGAGGATGCCTTGCCATGATGGATGCAGGCGTTCCGATTAAGCGCCCGGTTGCCGGTATCGCTATGGGACTTATTCTTGAAAAAGATAAGTACGTGGTTCTATCGGATATCCTTGGCATTGAAGATGCTCTTGGAGATATGGACTTTAAAGTATCCGGCGATAAAGAAGGCATCACAGCTTTCCAAATGGATATTAAAGTAGAGGGTATTTCCATAGAGATTATGAAAACAGCTCTTTTACAAGCTAAAAAAGGCCGTATTCATATCCTGGAAATCATGCTATCCGCTTGCCCTTCGCATAAAGCTATGTCTCGGCATGCTCCAAGAATTGAAACGATAAAAATTAAGCCAAGCAAAATCGGCGAAGTTATTGGCCCGGGTGGAAAGAAAATCCGTGAGATCATCGAAAAAACAGGTGTTGAGATTAATATCTCAGACGATGGCTTAGTCAGCATCGCCTCCCCTGACCTTGCAAGTATAGAAAAAGCCAAAGAATTCATCTTGGGATTAACTTCCGAGGTAGAAGTCGGCCGCATCTATGCAGGTCGTGTCACATCAGTTGTTCCTTTCGGGGTCTTTGTTGAAATATTACCCGGAAAAGAGGGCCTTTGCCACATTTCCGAGTTTGATGTAATGCGCATTAAGAGCATGGAAGAAGTCGTTAAAGAAGGCGATAATATCCGTGTTAAGGTCATCGACATCAATGAAAGAGGTCAAGTGAAGTTAAGCCGAAAGGCCACGCTTCCTCAAACGCCAACGGCAGCCCCTGCTGCTTAA
- the rpsO gene encoding 30S ribosomal protein S15, with protein MSLDKGTKEEITKKFQLHEKDTGSADVQIAILTERIAELTEHLKRSPKDHASRLALLKLVGQRRRLLDYLNSTDTVRYQSLITKLKLRR; from the coding sequence ATGTCTCTAGATAAAGGCACTAAAGAGGAGATTACCAAGAAGTTTCAGCTTCATGAAAAAGACACAGGATCTGCTGATGTTCAAATCGCCATACTGACAGAGCGCATAGCTGAGCTGACAGAACACTTGAAGCGTTCTCCTAAAGACCATGCATCACGACTTGCTCTTCTTAAGCTTGTCGGTCAACGCCGCCGTCTCTTAGATTATCTTAACTCTACAGATACTGTGCGTTATCAATCGTTGATCACCAAACTGAAGTTGCGTCGCTGA
- the tadA gene encoding tRNA adenosine(34) deaminase TadA, protein MTVPFPFTIAASNDNERFMHEALKEAWKAFQLGEVPVGAILVKNGRIIARGHNQVELLKDATAHAEMLCITIGESAVENWRLKDTTLYCTIEPCCMCAGAMMLSRIPKLVYGAKDIRHGAHGSFINIFEKDHPTHTIEITTGVLENECAYLLRDFFQKRRVETEKLKKGLKDDSLGSHQ, encoded by the coding sequence ATGACCGTTCCTTTTCCTTTCACAATCGCGGCCTCAAATGATAATGAACGATTCATGCATGAGGCTTTAAAAGAGGCTTGGAAAGCATTTCAACTTGGTGAGGTCCCTGTCGGGGCTATTTTGGTTAAGAATGGACGTATCATTGCGCGGGGGCATAACCAGGTTGAATTGTTAAAAGATGCGACAGCGCATGCCGAGATGCTTTGCATCACTATCGGTGAATCGGCGGTAGAAAACTGGCGTTTGAAGGACACCACCCTTTACTGCACTATTGAACCTTGCTGCATGTGCGCCGGAGCGATGATGCTGTCTCGCATTCCAAAGCTTGTCTATGGAGCAAAAGACATCCGGCATGGAGCTCATGGAAGCTTTATCAATATCTTTGAGAAAGACCACCCTACTCATACGATAGAGATTACAACCGGAGTCCTCGAGAATGAATGCGCTTATTTACTTCGCGATTTTTTCCAAAAGAGGAGGGTTGAAACTGAAAAATTAAAAAAAGGGTTGAAGGATGACTCCTTGGGAAGCCATCAATAA
- a CDS encoding ankyrin repeat domain-containing protein, whose amino-acid sequence MNKISGNTYKAHIAQLELDLNEIKSLEVNKPKDASLENPKEVRISNILKRELNFYRQRESEPALLDSARKADWLRNLARVVVSSQNEEEHLKKIKSIFMREMKDLPLLKDAGESDATLSVYLSLKFLILAGNSESMLSNVIEKLERESKSPHQLLIKIREDPSLQTYIQNVKDPLIREYFLNKESSLEDIIKSIKDEDQILPYLANSDVSLNIEDLSQIILKHELEVNFPDEEGNTPLHSAILRGNYTLVNALLENGADYQLKNKEGLTPVQLASLNQFKSEIHAEIFSELLFRTKEQTISLLKEKVQLESKERKSTPFLEILPQTATAGTTLSSLTKTFEGSDSPLIQESLPLLDKGSDFLVSFSTQGALYKLAAQALTGRKIITELEEEIALAREKISGEKDPVKKRELSIKEDKLVKELEFAKARETIEIKQSGALFLQKMFIGIDHAKMGSSEFTSLLSPNRVFAGTQFANTLLTIYQNIEARKDLEETRKLIVSARNQGAALKEQLESLRDGLDKDSSFYQLLDLKIGYYDQKIYELELQEKGIALGKGFSYLSDLCYASQSLLLADAFTRDLSGKEMELNDEARSYWGVGAGTLGLGFSALASPMTGALNLIGKMWTYSKDAFSNIPENMIMAAREESALNQLYDDPMGMVSRRDAESERLGQEYQDLRLQQDKAKKTRNTFQTQARTLGLDAKSFEERLKKLEASIGDENSDESIVEFLKRAGVNTEGYSPENRRAFLINFLIKG is encoded by the coding sequence ATGAACAAAATCAGCGGGAATACATATAAAGCTCATATCGCTCAATTAGAATTGGATTTAAATGAAATTAAATCTTTAGAGGTTAATAAACCAAAAGATGCGTCTTTAGAAAACCCTAAAGAAGTGAGAATCTCAAATATTCTTAAAAGAGAGTTAAATTTTTATCGCCAGAGAGAATCTGAGCCTGCTTTATTGGATAGTGCCAGGAAAGCTGATTGGCTTCGGAATTTAGCAAGGGTGGTTGTTTCTAGTCAAAATGAAGAAGAGCATCTTAAAAAAATCAAAAGCATCTTTATGAGAGAGATGAAAGATCTCCCTCTTTTAAAGGATGCAGGAGAGTCCGATGCCACATTATCTGTTTATTTATCCCTAAAATTTTTGATTTTAGCGGGGAACAGCGAGTCTATGCTCTCAAACGTTATTGAGAAATTAGAGCGAGAATCCAAAAGTCCACATCAGCTTTTGATAAAAATCCGTGAAGATCCTTCTCTTCAAACGTACATTCAAAACGTTAAAGACCCGCTTATTCGGGAGTACTTTCTCAATAAGGAATCCTCGTTGGAAGATATCATTAAAAGCATCAAGGACGAGGATCAGATTCTCCCTTACCTTGCCAATTCTGATGTTTCGCTAAACATTGAAGACCTATCTCAAATCATTTTAAAACATGAGTTGGAGGTTAACTTTCCTGACGAAGAAGGAAATACGCCTCTTCATAGTGCTATTTTAAGAGGAAATTATACTCTTGTTAATGCCCTTCTTGAAAATGGGGCAGATTATCAACTTAAGAATAAGGAGGGGTTGACCCCCGTCCAGTTAGCCTCTTTAAATCAATTTAAAAGCGAGATCCATGCTGAAATTTTTAGTGAATTACTCTTTCGAACAAAAGAACAAACGATTTCACTTTTAAAAGAAAAGGTGCAATTAGAAAGTAAGGAGAGAAAAAGCACCCCCTTTCTAGAGATTTTACCCCAAACCGCTACTGCCGGGACCACACTTTCCTCTCTTACTAAAACTTTTGAGGGTTCAGATAGCCCGCTCATTCAGGAAAGCCTTCCCTTGCTGGATAAAGGATCAGATTTCCTTGTATCCTTCAGTACGCAAGGAGCTCTTTATAAACTTGCTGCGCAAGCTCTAACAGGACGCAAGATCATTACTGAGCTCGAAGAAGAGATTGCTTTAGCAAGAGAAAAAATAAGCGGGGAGAAAGATCCGGTAAAGAAAAGGGAGCTTTCAATAAAGGAAGACAAGTTAGTTAAAGAGCTTGAGTTTGCAAAAGCTAGGGAAACAATAGAGATAAAACAAAGCGGAGCTTTATTTTTACAAAAAATGTTTATAGGAATAGACCATGCAAAAATGGGTTCAAGTGAATTTACAAGCTTATTATCTCCAAACAGAGTTTTTGCCGGAACTCAATTCGCAAATACGCTTTTAACCATTTATCAAAATATAGAAGCCAGAAAAGATTTGGAAGAAACAAGGAAACTGATCGTGTCTGCCAGAAATCAAGGCGCAGCACTTAAGGAGCAACTTGAAAGTTTAAGAGACGGGCTTGATAAAGACTCCTCTTTCTATCAACTTTTAGACCTTAAAATCGGTTATTATGACCAAAAAATTTATGAACTCGAACTCCAAGAAAAAGGGATTGCTTTAGGCAAGGGATTTTCTTATCTTTCAGATCTTTGCTACGCAAGCCAAAGCCTTCTTTTGGCGGATGCCTTTACAAGAGATCTTTCCGGAAAAGAAATGGAATTAAATGACGAGGCCAGATCTTATTGGGGGGTAGGTGCCGGTACTTTAGGTTTAGGGTTTTCAGCATTAGCCTCCCCCATGACAGGCGCTTTAAATCTTATAGGAAAGATGTGGACCTATTCAAAAGATGCTTTTAGCAATATCCCTGAAAATATGATCATGGCTGCAAGGGAAGAAAGTGCCCTCAATCAGCTCTATGATGACCCTATGGGGATGGTCTCAAGGAGGGATGCGGAATCTGAAAGGCTCGGACAGGAATACCAAGACCTTCGTTTGCAGCAAGACAAGGCAAAGAAAACGAGAAATACCTTTCAAACACAAGCTAGAACGTTAGGGTTAGATGCGAAAAGCTTTGAAGAGCGGTTAAAGAAGCTTGAAGCTTCTATCGGAGATGAAAACTCGGATGAATCCATAGTTGAGTTTCTTAAAAGAGCCGGTGTGAATACAGAAGGCTACTCACCTGAAAATAGAAGAGCTTTCCTTATTAATTTTTTAATCAAGGGTTAA
- a CDS encoding rhomboid family intramembrane serine protease has translation MRSYYQTQNRKTPSLLKRLILITALTSIFSSLFEIFIHEVFRIVGPQTLLSLNPLLVAKGLIYQPLSYLFVYGQIGEQITFSWLIGLLILLYFLWVVGGDLIERVGAKQFLLFYLGSGVFSGTMVCLSAYIFGLSGTIAGPGASILAILVLWSMFNTDSKLFVFYVFSVKVKWLVAITIGLFLLTTLNAYDILYFISYVSGVLFAWVYGLFVWQLQSPFKIFNPLEKVLIKMSGKITSFFKRKESKIIDIRTGEEINDDDRFMDEMLEKITKKGKASLTFFERLRMQRISKRKNRTK, from the coding sequence ATGAGATCCTACTATCAAACACAAAACCGCAAAACGCCTTCTCTTCTAAAGCGTTTGATCCTTATCACAGCTCTTACGAGCATTTTTTCCTCGCTTTTCGAGATCTTTATTCATGAAGTTTTTCGAATCGTCGGACCGCAAACCCTTTTAAGTCTAAACCCTCTTCTTGTTGCGAAAGGACTTATTTACCAACCTCTTAGCTACTTGTTTGTTTACGGTCAAATTGGCGAGCAAATTACCTTTAGCTGGCTAATTGGCCTTCTTATTCTCCTTTATTTTTTGTGGGTCGTAGGCGGAGATCTCATCGAACGGGTCGGAGCTAAACAATTCCTTTTATTTTATCTTGGAAGCGGTGTGTTTTCCGGGACTATGGTTTGCCTTTCTGCTTACATTTTTGGTCTCAGCGGGACAATTGCAGGCCCCGGAGCTTCCATTCTCGCAATACTTGTCCTATGGTCTATGTTTAACACTGATAGTAAACTTTTCGTGTTCTACGTCTTTTCCGTCAAGGTCAAATGGCTTGTCGCAATTACTATAGGGTTATTTTTATTAACGACACTTAACGCCTATGATATCCTTTATTTTATATCCTATGTTTCCGGAGTTCTTTTCGCTTGGGTCTACGGCCTCTTTGTTTGGCAGCTTCAAAGCCCTTTTAAAATTTTTAATCCCCTTGAAAAGGTCCTTATAAAAATGTCCGGCAAGATTACTTCTTTTTTTAAAAGAAAGGAAAGCAAAATAATTGATATCAGGACCGGTGAGGAAATTAATGATGATGATCGATTCATGGATGAAATGCTCGAAAAAATAACTAAAAAAGGAAAAGCCTCCTTAACCTTTTTTGAAAGACTTCGGATGCAAAGGATTTCAAAGAGAAAAAATCGAACCAAATAA
- a CDS encoding glycosyltransferase — protein sequence MDKKNKPSPKREQSLSLLKKNLEDREFEFADYEYPKATIILPTYNSSQLISITIESVLDQQYPDFELVVIDGGSLDRTVEIIKSLKNDRIKVFSIAGNKRYELINKGIAQAEGQYISILFPGDFYISRHALRHAMGFAIQNELPDLIYSGALLRDGKKEAKILYRPLSINYLKRGQQPTSLQSCWFKNDVFKEVGKFNTDLDMRGGYELLCRMALTSRFSISSTSRVLSDYDLRSVTRKMVLVHFFETGKIIFSFFGLFPLLHWVFIQKDIKRFFKLWLGRLRAAFLGR from the coding sequence ATGGATAAAAAAAATAAACCCTCGCCCAAAAGAGAACAATCCCTAAGTTTATTAAAAAAAAATTTAGAGGATCGGGAATTTGAATTTGCAGATTACGAATACCCAAAAGCGACCATCATTTTGCCAACCTACAATTCATCCCAGTTAATTTCTATCACTATTGAAAGCGTCCTTGATCAGCAATACCCTGATTTTGAGCTCGTCGTGATAGACGGTGGATCACTTGATAGGACAGTTGAGATTATTAAAAGCTTAAAAAACGATCGAATCAAGGTTTTTTCCATTGCGGGCAATAAACGTTATGAGCTTATTAATAAGGGAATCGCCCAAGCGGAAGGCCAATATATTTCCATTCTCTTCCCGGGTGATTTTTATATTTCAAGACACGCCCTTAGACATGCGATGGGCTTTGCGATTCAAAATGAATTGCCTGATCTTATTTATTCAGGGGCTCTTCTGAGAGACGGAAAAAAAGAAGCTAAGATTCTCTACAGGCCTCTTAGTATTAATTATTTGAAACGGGGCCAACAGCCGACCAGTTTACAATCATGTTGGTTTAAAAATGATGTCTTCAAAGAAGTTGGAAAATTCAATACCGACCTCGATATGAGGGGAGGCTATGAATTACTTTGCCGAATGGCTCTAACTTCCAGATTTTCCATCTCTTCTACTAGCAGGGTTCTTTCTGATTATGATCTGAGGTCTGTGACTCGGAAAATGGTGTTGGTTCACTTTTTTGAAACAGGTAAAATTATTTTTTCATTTTTTGGTCTATTCCCCCTCCTGCACTGGGTTTTTATTCAAAAAGATATTAAACGTTTTTTTAAATTATGGCTAGGAAGGCTTCGAGCAGCCTTCTTGGGTAGATGA
- the uvrC gene encoding excinuclease ABC subunit UvrC, with translation MAFDLSILEKIPAKPGVYIMKGSEGAILYVGKAKNLKVRTRQYFTPGRDGRYSIPFLVSKVLDIETIVVASDKEALLLENTLIKTHKPRYNVLLKDDKTYLALKITTNQEWPMIQVVRYKGTPKKEGTFFGPYTSAQAARKSIDLLSRLFPLRQCSDQEFVRRTRPCILYGMKRCLAPCVKFCTHEEYQKNVDRTIDFLKGRDDEILRELTQEMEEKSKNLEFEEADRILKTIRYIKATLENQSVDKPFGGDSDVFGLYREGSEVSISQMLFRSGKLTGGRSFQFRDTIQESDELLTSLLLQLYENGVEIPKEILLPIFLEDKASLESILSEQKGFKVRLHRPQKGEGKTRIKMAEDNAAAIFKKERDEKGVKEKILLEMQEKFHLTKFPRQVVCFDTSNLQGSNYVASMVVFQDGMPAKKSYRRYALKITSSPDDYAAFYEVLNRALGRFKNENNLPDLVIVDGGKGHLNIALKVLRELDIVVVNLIAIAKEEARHDKGSTEEKIFLPEVKDPVILKKNSSLLFLLQQIRDEAHRFAITYHRKKRAQNTMKSSLERIKGIGPKKRIALLKTFGSVKKIQEATEEMLLNVAGITKNDIKAIKEFYNVNPS, from the coding sequence ATGGCATTTGATCTTTCCATCTTAGAAAAAATTCCGGCAAAGCCCGGCGTTTATATTATGAAAGGCAGTGAGGGAGCGATCCTTTATGTCGGAAAGGCAAAGAACTTAAAGGTTCGAACACGCCAGTATTTTACGCCCGGAAGGGATGGCAGATACTCAATTCCTTTTCTTGTTTCTAAAGTTTTGGATATAGAAACCATTGTTGTCGCTTCAGATAAAGAAGCCCTTCTTCTTGAAAATACCCTTATAAAAACGCATAAGCCGAGATACAATGTTCTTTTAAAAGACGATAAAACGTATCTAGCCCTAAAAATAACCACGAATCAGGAATGGCCGATGATCCAGGTGGTTCGATATAAAGGGACACCCAAAAAAGAAGGGACTTTTTTTGGCCCCTATACCAGTGCTCAAGCAGCTAGAAAATCGATAGATCTTTTAAGCCGCCTCTTTCCTCTAAGACAATGCAGCGATCAGGAATTCGTTCGGCGCACAAGACCCTGTATTCTTTATGGGATGAAAAGGTGCTTGGCGCCTTGCGTAAAATTTTGCACCCATGAAGAGTATCAAAAAAATGTAGATAGAACGATTGATTTTCTGAAAGGCCGGGATGATGAGATTCTTCGTGAACTGACTCAAGAAATGGAAGAAAAAAGCAAAAATCTAGAGTTCGAAGAGGCCGACCGAATTTTAAAAACCATCCGTTATATCAAAGCCACCTTAGAGAATCAATCGGTTGATAAACCCTTTGGCGGAGATAGCGATGTCTTCGGTCTTTATCGGGAAGGCAGCGAGGTTTCCATTTCCCAGATGCTCTTTAGAAGCGGTAAATTAACAGGGGGCAGATCCTTTCAGTTTAGAGATACGATTCAAGAATCAGATGAGCTTCTCACCTCATTGCTTCTACAACTATATGAAAATGGGGTAGAGATTCCGAAAGAGATCCTTTTGCCTATTTTTCTTGAAGATAAAGCTTCTTTAGAATCCATTTTATCTGAACAAAAAGGTTTTAAAGTGCGTCTTCATAGGCCTCAAAAAGGGGAAGGGAAAACGCGTATAAAAATGGCTGAGGATAACGCGGCTGCTATTTTTAAAAAAGAACGTGATGAAAAAGGGGTTAAAGAGAAAATCCTTCTTGAGATGCAAGAAAAGTTTCATCTTACCAAATTTCCAAGACAGGTGGTATGCTTTGATACTTCCAACTTGCAAGGATCTAACTATGTCGCTTCCATGGTAGTTTTTCAAGACGGGATGCCGGCCAAGAAAAGTTATCGGCGATACGCTTTAAAAATCACAAGTTCTCCCGATGATTATGCGGCTTTCTATGAAGTTTTAAATAGAGCCTTAGGTCGTTTCAAAAATGAAAATAACCTTCCTGATTTAGTGATTGTAGATGGAGGAAAGGGCCATCTTAATATTGCCCTCAAGGTGCTTCGGGAACTTGATATTGTGGTCGTCAACCTTATTGCGATTGCAAAAGAAGAGGCTCGCCATGATAAGGGAAGCACAGAAGAAAAAATATTTTTGCCTGAAGTTAAAGATCCTGTCATATTAAAAAAGAATTCATCGCTCCTTTTTCTATTACAACAAATTCGAGATGAAGCTCATCGCTTTGCTATTACCTACCACCGAAAGAAGAGAGCTCAGAATACCATGAAATCCTCTTTAGAGAGGATAAAGGGCATTGGACCAAAGAAACGAATTGCCTTATTAAAAACTTTTGGCAGCGTTAAGAAAATTCAGGAAGCAACAGAGGAGATGCTTTTGAATGTGGCTGGTATTACAAAAAATGACATAAAGGCCATAAAAGAGTTTTACAACGTTAATCCTAGCTAA